From a single Francisella halioticida genomic region:
- a CDS encoding IS3 family transposase has protein sequence MSKKRVTYTADFKAKVIIELLEGDMTVNEIASKYDLLSKNVHNWKQQFLSNACLAFDKSSIVKEYKQEIDELRKDKDATSKKLVEVIVERDFLMGKLKSLVSSNDRVNSVDTKLELSLNNQLKLLSVSKSVYYYTPISKFSSNDDIKLLNAIDLIHTKHPYYGTRRLVKLLNRLGFLVGRKLIKSAMEFMGIMSPEKATDFRKIFIPRC, from the coding sequence ATGAGTAAAAAAAGAGTAACGTATACAGCTGATTTTAAAGCTAAAGTAATTATAGAATTGCTAGAAGGCGATATGACAGTTAATGAGATAGCAAGTAAGTATGATTTACTTTCTAAAAACGTGCATAATTGGAAGCAGCAATTTTTATCTAATGCTTGCTTAGCATTTGATAAAAGCTCTATTGTTAAGGAGTATAAGCAGGAAATAGATGAGCTTAGAAAAGATAAAGATGCAACAAGTAAAAAACTAGTCGAGGTAATAGTAGAGAGGGATTTTTTAATGGGAAAGCTAAAAAGCTTGGTATCATCAAATGATAGAGTAAACTCTGTAGATACTAAGCTAGAATTATCTTTAAATAATCAGCTTAAACTATTATCTGTATCTAAGAGTGTGTACTATTATACACCAATATCAAAATTTAGTAGTAATGATGATATTAAACTATTAAATGCAATAGATTTGATACATACTAAACATCCATATTATGGTACGAGAAGGCTAGTAAAGTTGCTAAATAGATTAGGATTTCTAGTTGGAAGGAAGCTAATCAAAAGTGCTATGGAATTCATGGGTATAATGTCCCCAGAAAAAGCTACTGATTTTAGAAAGATTTTTATTCCTAGATGTTAA
- a CDS encoding aminotransferase class I/II-fold pyridoxal phosphate-dependent enzyme, protein MIQPKSYIDTSSSVYGKFSIMAAEYKAANLTQGAPDFDTPEWLIDRVNYYMKKGKNQYAPIPGAMTLRKAIVHKTKHCYDIDITIDNVIITAGAQEGLFTTISTYVGPGDEVIMFDPIFDTYAGVTKFNQGKCVRLKLLPNGNIDVQAIANAITNRTKVIILNSPHNPMGSIISKSEYQEITKIIKDKDILVISDEVYEHIYAGDSFTSAIEIPELRDKLVILQSLGKTYNLTGWRQGVVIAPGDIIKNILAIKQFSTFSAVHPMQLSLAEGILKHPEYYENLHKLYKKQNSLLRENLKASRFKILEWQGSPFQMIDYSEISKEDDHTFATKLIKEYGVGVIPMSSLFKTPQHKFLRICFAKKDDEIIRGTKILSQI, encoded by the coding sequence ATGATACAACCAAAATCATATATTGATACTTCTTCATCTGTATACGGTAAGTTCTCAATAATGGCAGCAGAATATAAAGCAGCTAATCTTACACAGGGAGCTCCAGATTTTGATACCCCAGAATGGTTAATCGATCGCGTGAATTACTATATGAAAAAAGGCAAAAATCAATATGCCCCAATTCCTGGAGCTATGACACTGCGTAAAGCAATCGTACATAAAACTAAACACTGCTATGACATAGATATAACTATCGATAACGTAATAATTACTGCTGGTGCCCAAGAGGGTTTATTTACTACAATATCAACATACGTTGGGCCTGGTGATGAAGTTATCATGTTTGATCCAATATTTGATACCTATGCCGGCGTTACAAAGTTTAACCAGGGTAAATGTGTAAGACTAAAGCTGTTACCAAATGGTAACATTGATGTACAAGCTATCGCGAATGCAATTACTAATAGAACAAAAGTTATAATCTTAAACTCACCACATAACCCTATGGGATCTATAATCTCAAAAAGTGAATATCAAGAAATTACTAAAATCATTAAAGATAAGGATATTCTAGTAATATCTGATGAAGTCTATGAACACATTTATGCTGGTGATAGTTTTACAAGTGCTATAGAAATACCCGAACTACGAGATAAACTAGTAATATTACAATCTCTTGGTAAAACATATAATCTTACAGGCTGGCGTCAAGGAGTGGTGATTGCACCAGGAGATATTATAAAAAATATCTTAGCTATAAAGCAATTTTCAACTTTTTCAGCTGTTCACCCCATGCAGCTTTCATTAGCTGAAGGAATTTTGAAACATCCTGAATACTATGAGAATTTACATAAATTATATAAAAAACAGAATAGTCTTTTAAGAGAGAACCTAAAAGCATCAAGATTCAAAATTTTAGAATGGCAAGGATCTCCTTTCCAAATGATAGACTATAGTGAAATAAGCAAAGAAGATGATCATACCTTTGCAACAAAACTTATCAAAGAGTATGGTGTTGGGGTCATTCCCATGTCGTCATTATTTAAAACTCCTCAACACAAGTTTTTAAGAATTTGCTTTGCTAAGAAAGATGATGAAATAATTAGAGGTACTAAGATATTGTCTCAAATATAA
- a CDS encoding DUF3568 family protein: MRFLKVKFSVLILLIMTLATLLGCSTLGASNFNDGYYTTIVNESFDNVYKASLEALKNGQTFDLKGSPYDIKINEKKINKAVIAAESDSDPADFVEIAIQKKSEDKTELSIKYGKNGNTIRSSAFIPFIQENIKHH, from the coding sequence ATGAGATTTTTAAAAGTGAAATTTAGTGTATTAATCCTTTTGATAATGACGTTAGCTACATTGTTAGGATGTTCTACTCTAGGTGCTAGTAATTTTAATGATGGGTATTATACGACAATAGTAAATGAAAGTTTTGATAATGTTTATAAAGCTTCATTAGAAGCTTTAAAAAATGGTCAAACATTTGATTTAAAAGGTAGTCCATATGATATTAAAATAAATGAAAAGAAAATAAATAAAGCTGTAATCGCTGCAGAAAGTGATAGTGATCCTGCTGATTTTGTTGAAATTGCAATTCAGAAAAAATCAGAAGATAAAACAGAGTTATCAATAAAATATGGTAAGAATGGTAACACAATAAGATCGTCAGCTTTCATTCCTTTTATACAAGAAAATATTAAGCATCATTAA